From one Flavobacterium sp. N502536 genomic stretch:
- a CDS encoding SCO family protein, whose product MFKNKSYIGISFIILIFGIYAVPKIVDRIKNGEIVKGNRLDNVGVKTSKADGKLIKIGPAPKFELTNQDNAKVSNETYKGKVYVLEFFFTTCPSICPKMNLSMLEIEKTFFGNPNFGIVSITIDPKHDTPQVLKDHAKLLGVKSSTWNFLTGDKTTIMELSNKGFNLYAGENEKVSGGFEHSGLFALIDKDGNIRCRKDEFGNPNIYYDGLDKKGVREIQEDIKILLEE is encoded by the coding sequence ATGTTTAAAAATAAATCCTATATCGGTATTTCATTTATCATTTTAATCTTTGGAATTTATGCTGTACCTAAAATCGTTGACAGAATTAAGAACGGCGAAATTGTAAAAGGAAACCGTTTGGACAATGTAGGTGTGAAAACATCAAAAGCCGATGGTAAATTGATAAAGATCGGACCTGCTCCAAAATTCGAATTAACGAATCAGGACAACGCAAAAGTTTCGAATGAAACCTACAAAGGAAAAGTATATGTTTTAGAATTTTTCTTCACAACCTGTCCGTCAATCTGCCCGAAAATGAATTTGAGCATGCTGGAAATTGAAAAAACGTTCTTCGGAAATCCAAATTTCGGAATCGTATCCATTACCATCGATCCGAAACACGATACACCACAAGTTTTAAAAGACCATGCGAAGTTGTTAGGAGTGAAATCATCTACCTGGAATTTCTTAACGGGAGATAAAACGACGATCATGGAACTGTCGAACAAAGGTTTTAATTTGTATGCCGGAGAGAACGAAAAAGTAAGCGGAGGTTTTGAACATTCAGGTTTGTTTGCTTTAATTGATAAAGACGGAAATATCCGTTGCAGAAAAGATGAATTTGGAAATCCAAACATCTATTATGACGGATTAGACAAAAAAGGCGTAAGAGAGATACAGGAAGACATTAAAATATTATTAGAAGAATAA
- a CDS encoding DUF420 domain-containing protein, translating into MEDHSLEKKYSKLIVAVSIVIPLVVAILFGVKLKDFGVNVEPLSFLPPIYATTNGITAVVLVWAVLAIKNGKRKLHERLMTFAIALSVAFLVMYVAYHMTSDSTKFGGEGAIRYIYFFILVTHILLSIAIIPLVLITYVRALAKRFDRHKKIAKITFPLWLYVAVTGVVVYLMISPYYAH; encoded by the coding sequence ATGGAAGATCATTCATTAGAAAAAAAATACAGTAAGCTTATTGTTGCGGTTTCAATTGTAATTCCGCTTGTAGTGGCGATACTGTTTGGAGTTAAATTAAAAGATTTTGGAGTTAATGTTGAACCGCTTTCTTTTCTTCCTCCAATTTACGCTACCACAAATGGTATTACGGCTGTAGTTTTGGTTTGGGCGGTATTGGCTATTAAAAATGGAAAACGTAAGCTTCACGAGCGTTTAATGACTTTTGCGATCGCGCTTTCAGTTGCCTTTTTAGTAATGTATGTAGCGTATCACATGACCTCTGATTCTACTAAATTCGGAGGAGAAGGAGCAATCCGTTATATCTATTTCTTTATTCTGGTTACTCATATTTTATTGTCTATCGCGATTATCCCATTGGTGTTGATTACTTATGTACGTGCACTTGCAAAACGTTTTGACAGACATAAAAAAATTGCAAAAATTACCTTCCCTCTTTGGCTGTATGTTGCCGTTACCGGGGTTGTAGTTTATCTAATGATTTCTCCTTATTATGCGCATTAA
- a CDS encoding DUF4403 family protein, with product MKFTSIISLFTLIAVLTSCSTAQKLETLKPEPDDASPLVYEATPSFINLPITVKLTDIENQTNSLLNGLIYEDNTIDDDDIEMKIWKQAPIKILNDPASPDKKIKTILPLKATIKYRIGTKKLGVELYDTREFNLNGVITLSSEVALTNWKLNTKTEFKSLDWNESPTMQIFGKNMPITYLVNPAISIFKSKIEKKIDEAIEKSMDFKPNVLAALEKICTPFQLSDTYESWLRVVPVEVYSTNAKLKNDQFVLDMGMKCNMETIVGKQPESKFSANKIILKPVAKIPNQISANIAAISTYIDASKIMTKNFAGQEFGSGSKKITVKNVSIWHKNGKMVIALDVLGSINGTLYLNGFPQYNAQTKEIYFEKLDYVLDTKSKLMRTASWLGQGYILRKMEESCRYSIQPNLEEGKKNMAAYLKNYSPMPGVFVNGKMEDIQFDKIQLTNQAIIAFIKINGTVNVSVNGLK from the coding sequence ATGAAGTTTACTTCCATTATCTCTTTATTCACGCTAATTGCGGTACTTACAAGCTGCTCTACAGCCCAAAAACTGGAAACCTTAAAACCGGAACCAGACGACGCAAGCCCCTTAGTTTATGAAGCAACACCCTCTTTTATCAATTTACCCATCACGGTAAAGCTTACTGACATTGAAAATCAGACCAATTCTCTTCTAAACGGATTGATTTATGAAGACAATACGATCGACGACGACGATATCGAGATGAAAATCTGGAAACAGGCTCCGATAAAAATCCTAAATGATCCTGCGAGCCCGGACAAAAAGATAAAAACAATTTTGCCACTAAAAGCAACGATCAAATACCGTATTGGCACCAAAAAACTAGGCGTTGAACTTTACGATACCCGAGAGTTCAACCTGAATGGTGTAATTACACTCTCTAGCGAAGTGGCACTGACGAACTGGAAATTAAATACTAAAACGGAGTTCAAATCACTGGACTGGAATGAAAGTCCAACGATGCAAATTTTTGGAAAAAACATGCCTATTACGTATCTGGTAAATCCTGCGATTTCTATTTTTAAATCGAAAATCGAAAAGAAAATCGATGAGGCCATCGAAAAATCAATGGATTTTAAACCTAATGTATTAGCGGCCCTAGAAAAAATATGCACGCCCTTTCAATTGAGTGATACCTACGAAAGCTGGCTAAGAGTTGTTCCGGTTGAAGTTTATTCGACCAATGCCAAACTGAAAAATGATCAGTTTGTACTGGATATGGGAATGAAGTGTAATATGGAGACGATCGTAGGCAAACAGCCCGAATCGAAATTTAGTGCTAATAAAATCATCCTGAAACCTGTTGCTAAGATCCCAAATCAGATTTCGGCAAATATAGCCGCTATATCGACTTATATTGATGCCTCAAAGATTATGACCAAAAATTTTGCCGGTCAGGAGTTTGGTTCCGGGAGTAAAAAGATCACGGTAAAAAATGTATCGATCTGGCATAAAAACGGAAAAATGGTGATCGCTCTTGATGTTTTAGGATCGATAAACGGTACTCTTTATCTCAACGGATTCCCGCAATACAACGCGCAGACCAAAGAAATTTACTTTGAAAAACTTGATTATGTTTTAGATACAAAAAGCAAGTTAATGCGCACGGCAAGCTGGCTGGGACAAGGTTATATTTTAAGAAAAATGGAAGAAAGCTGTCGCTATTCGATACAACCCAATTTAGAAGAGGGTAAAAAGAATATGGCTGCCTATCTTAAAAACTATTCTCCAATGCCGGGTGTTTTTGTGAATGGAAAAATGGAAGACATTCAATTTGACAAAATTCAACTGACCAATCAGGCCATTATCGCCTTTATCAAAATAAATGGTACTGTAAATGTCTCAGTAAACGGTTTGAAATAA
- a CDS encoding ABC transporter ATP-binding protein, which produces MIEIKDLHKSYKMGNSELHVLKGINFNIEEGELVAIMGSSGSGKSTLLNILGILDEADSGSYVLDKTPIKKLNETIASKYRNKFLGFVFQSFNLINYKTALDNVAMPLYYQGIKRKERYDIAMKYLEKVGLGSHSHHLPNELSGGQKQRVAIARALASNPKVLLADEPTGALDTKTSYEVMELIQGINDEGKTILIVTHEPDIAAMCKRNVVLKDGLIIDDKKVEQVRASSYV; this is translated from the coding sequence ATGATCGAGATCAAAGATTTGCACAAGTCCTATAAAATGGGCAATTCGGAGTTGCATGTGTTAAAAGGAATTAATTTTAATATTGAAGAAGGTGAACTGGTTGCGATTATGGGATCATCAGGATCTGGGAAATCTACACTTTTGAATATATTGGGAATTCTGGATGAGGCTGATTCTGGTAGTTATGTGTTAGATAAAACCCCTATTAAGAAGCTAAACGAAACCATAGCCTCTAAATATCGCAACAAGTTTTTAGGTTTTGTTTTTCAATCTTTCAATCTCATCAATTATAAAACGGCTCTCGATAATGTTGCAATGCCTTTGTATTATCAGGGAATCAAAAGAAAAGAACGTTACGATATCGCAATGAAATATTTGGAGAAGGTCGGACTTGGTTCACACTCTCATCATTTACCTAATGAGCTTTCCGGAGGTCAGAAACAGCGTGTTGCTATCGCGAGAGCTTTGGCTTCAAATCCAAAGGTTTTGCTGGCCGATGAGCCAACGGGAGCTCTGGATACTAAAACTTCCTATGAAGTTATGGAGCTGATTCAGGGAATTAACGATGAAGGAAAAACAATTCTGATTGTAACTCACGAACCTGATATTGCCGCAATGTGCAAAAGAAACGTGGTCCTGAAAGACGGATTAATTATCGATGATAAAAAAGTAGAACAAGTTAGAGCCTCATCTTATGTTTAA
- a CDS encoding ABC transporter permease, whose protein sequence is MFNIERWQEIFDAISKNRLRTFLTGVSVASGIFILVILLGAGKGLQNGIEKQFENDAKGIIEVWSEATTKQYKGLNPGRQIQLRNSDYDLPVKKFGDVIDKKSPVRSTWGGVVSYGKESGNYLFRGISSDYMVLENATIIKGRFINNNDMIHNEKVAVIGLKVKQDLFKEQDPIGKEILVNNINFKVIGVFTDPSGEREESRVYMPMTTNQRAYGAGDKIDGMQFVLNKKENYDEALAQSKKFTEEVKALLKSKNIIAPDDNSGIGIFSSVEEAKQFYDLNLYIRLFFWWVGICTIIAGVVGVSNIMLIIVKERTKEIGIRKALGASPFSIISMILHESIFITTIAGFIGLLSSLLLLEFVGPLVQSEYFRNPEVDFSVALTTLVLLVFAGAMAGFFPAYRAAKIRPIVALRDE, encoded by the coding sequence ATGTTTAATATTGAGCGTTGGCAGGAAATATTTGATGCAATCTCTAAAAACCGGTTGAGAACATTTCTTACCGGAGTTTCTGTAGCGTCAGGGATTTTTATTTTAGTGATTTTGCTCGGAGCAGGGAAAGGACTTCAAAACGGAATTGAGAAGCAATTTGAAAATGACGCAAAAGGAATAATCGAAGTCTGGTCTGAAGCAACGACCAAACAATATAAAGGACTAAATCCTGGCAGACAAATTCAGTTACGAAATAGTGATTATGATCTTCCTGTTAAAAAGTTTGGTGACGTGATTGATAAAAAATCACCTGTTCGCAGTACCTGGGGAGGGGTTGTGAGTTACGGAAAAGAATCAGGAAATTATTTGTTTAGGGGGATTAGTTCGGATTATATGGTGCTTGAAAATGCAACTATTATTAAAGGACGCTTCATTAATAATAATGACATGATTCATAATGAGAAAGTGGCAGTTATTGGTTTGAAGGTTAAACAAGATCTGTTTAAAGAGCAAGATCCTATAGGAAAAGAGATTTTAGTCAACAATATTAATTTTAAAGTGATTGGGGTTTTTACAGATCCTTCAGGAGAGCGTGAAGAATCAAGGGTTTATATGCCCATGACTACTAATCAGCGTGCTTACGGAGCTGGTGATAAAATAGACGGAATGCAGTTTGTTTTAAATAAAAAAGAGAATTATGATGAGGCGCTGGCACAATCAAAAAAATTCACAGAAGAGGTAAAAGCATTATTGAAAAGTAAAAATATTATTGCACCTGATGACAATAGCGGCATCGGTATTTTTAGTTCAGTAGAGGAGGCAAAACAATTTTATGATTTAAATCTTTATATCCGATTGTTCTTTTGGTGGGTTGGTATTTGTACCATCATCGCCGGAGTTGTGGGAGTAAGTAACATTATGCTTATCATCGTAAAAGAAAGAACAAAGGAAATTGGAATACGAAAAGCACTTGGAGCCTCTCCGTTTTCCATTATTTCGATGATTCTCCATGAGTCTATCTTTATTACCACGATCGCCGGTTTTATAGGTTTATTGTCCAGTTTATTATTGCTGGAATTTGTGGGGCCGTTGGTACAAAGTGAATATTTTAGAAATCCTGAAGTTGACTTTAGTGTAGCTTTAACCACGCTTGTCCTGCTTGTATTTGCTGGTGCTATGGCAGGATTTTTCCCGGCATACCGAGCAGCCAAAATTAGACCTATTGTAGCACTTAGAGACGAATAA
- a CDS encoding ABC transporter permease, protein MFKKDNWDEILQALTANVFRTILTAFGVFWGIFILVILLAAGNGLENGVKKGFDGIATNTMFMWSQTTSKAYKGLPKTRRYDFRNSDVAALKSTLPDLLYVSPRNQLGDFNGTNNVVRGTKTAAFTIYGDYPELIKQQPMDIIKGRFVNQQDILDRRKVAVIGKGVISELYGKEEEAVGTYVKINGINFMVVGVYKSKQQGGNAEQEQKNIFIPFTTFQQAFNFGDKVGWMALTAKDGTSITDLKPKILEKIKALHSVNPADERAVGNFDLYEQYNKVQSLFNILKIIAYFVGTLVLISGVIGISNIMLIVVKERTKEIGIRRALGATPAAIRGQILSESIFLTIISGMLGIAVATGIIALLNMALDSMPADSNTMFANPSVDLGVVFVALIILVGSGLLAGFIPAQTAINVKPVDALRTE, encoded by the coding sequence ATGTTTAAAAAAGATAATTGGGACGAGATTTTACAGGCTTTGACAGCCAACGTTTTCAGAACGATTCTAACGGCATTTGGGGTATTCTGGGGTATTTTTATTCTGGTCATTTTGCTGGCAGCCGGAAATGGTTTGGAGAATGGTGTAAAAAAAGGTTTTGACGGAATTGCAACCAATACCATGTTTATGTGGAGTCAGACAACGTCAAAAGCATACAAAGGTTTGCCTAAAACACGTCGTTATGATTTTAGAAATAGTGATGTTGCGGCTTTGAAATCGACTTTACCGGATTTATTGTACGTATCACCCCGAAATCAGCTGGGTGATTTTAACGGAACCAATAATGTAGTTCGCGGTACCAAAACTGCGGCATTTACCATTTACGGAGATTATCCGGAGCTGATCAAACAGCAGCCGATGGATATTATTAAAGGACGATTTGTCAATCAGCAGGACATTCTTGACAGACGAAAAGTGGCAGTAATTGGTAAAGGAGTGATTAGTGAACTTTACGGAAAAGAAGAAGAAGCGGTTGGAACCTATGTGAAAATCAACGGGATCAATTTTATGGTCGTGGGAGTCTATAAATCAAAACAGCAAGGCGGGAATGCAGAGCAGGAACAGAAAAATATATTTATTCCGTTTACTACTTTTCAACAGGCCTTTAATTTTGGGGATAAAGTAGGCTGGATGGCACTAACCGCAAAAGACGGAACCTCTATTACCGATTTAAAACCAAAGATTTTAGAAAAAATAAAAGCGCTTCACTCGGTTAATCCTGCTGATGAAAGAGCTGTTGGAAATTTTGATTTATACGAACAGTACAATAAAGTACAAAGTCTTTTTAACATACTGAAAATTATTGCCTATTTTGTGGGGACATTGGTTTTGATTTCGGGCGTAATTGGTATTTCAAATATTATGCTCATTGTAGTTAAAGAACGTACTAAAGAAATTGGTATCCGCAGAGCTTTAGGAGCGACTCCTGCAGCAATTCGCGGACAAATTTTATCTGAATCTATATTTCTAACGATTATTTCGGGAATGCTTGGGATTGCTGTAGCTACCGGAATTATTGCGCTCTTAAATATGGCTTTAGATTCGATGCCGGCAGATAGTAACACCATGTTTGCTAATCCAAGTGTCGACTTAGGAGTTGTATTTGTCGCTTTAATCATATTAGTAGGATCTGGTTTGCTGGCAGGATTTATTCCGGCACAAACCGCAATTAATGTAAAGCCGGTAGACGCTTTGCGAACAGAATAA
- a CDS encoding efflux RND transporter periplasmic adaptor subunit yields MKKGVTVTILIFIAIVFFGALYYLYAKNQESPIVFKTEKAEIKTIVKNTIATGNIQPNEEVLIKPNISGIIEEVYIKAGEKIKAGDMIAKIRVVANVSNVSSTQNQVQTSKIALDNQEKIYQRQKTLFDKDVISANDFDAAQLAYKQAKQTYLAAKQSLDIVKTGTTTSLGNYANTLIRSTVNGMILAVPVKVGNQVIESNNFNEGTTIASVADVGRMIFIGKIDESEVGKIKERMAIEITVGAIENKKFDAVLTDIAPKGVVENGAIQFEIKAALENRDATFIRAGLSANASIILEKADKVLAIKESLVQFDKKTQKPYVEIETAPQKFQRRDLVLGVSDGIYVQVKSGVKASDKIKIWNQGLITETEKK; encoded by the coding sequence ATGAAAAAAGGAGTAACCGTAACCATTTTAATCTTTATTGCTATTGTTTTTTTTGGCGCACTATACTACTTGTACGCTAAGAACCAAGAATCTCCAATTGTTTTTAAAACGGAGAAAGCAGAGATTAAAACGATCGTGAAGAATACAATTGCAACGGGTAATATTCAGCCTAATGAAGAGGTCCTAATCAAACCAAACATTTCAGGTATTATCGAAGAAGTGTATATCAAAGCAGGAGAGAAAATTAAGGCGGGCGATATGATTGCAAAAATCAGAGTTGTAGCCAATGTTTCTAATGTGAGCAGTACCCAGAATCAGGTACAAACCAGTAAAATTGCTTTAGACAATCAGGAGAAAATTTATCAAAGACAAAAAACATTATTTGACAAAGATGTAATTTCTGCAAATGATTTTGATGCGGCACAATTGGCTTACAAACAGGCCAAACAAACCTATCTTGCAGCCAAACAAAGTTTAGATATCGTAAAAACAGGAACAACAACTTCGCTTGGAAATTATGCCAACACCTTAATTCGTTCAACGGTAAACGGAATGATATTGGCAGTTCCGGTTAAAGTAGGAAATCAGGTTATCGAAAGTAACAACTTTAACGAAGGAACCACCATTGCCAGTGTTGCAGATGTAGGAAGAATGATTTTTATTGGAAAAATTGACGAATCTGAAGTAGGGAAAATCAAAGAAAGAATGGCAATAGAAATCACAGTCGGAGCGATCGAAAACAAGAAATTTGATGCAGTGCTGACCGATATAGCTCCCAAAGGAGTTGTAGAAAACGGAGCCATTCAGTTTGAAATCAAAGCGGCTTTAGAGAATAGAGACGCTACTTTTATCAGAGCGGGTTTAAGTGCAAATGCTTCGATTATTTTAGAAAAAGCAGATAAAGTTTTAGCGATCAAAGAATCATTAGTGCAATTTGATAAAAAAACGCAAAAGCCTTATGTGGAGATTGAAACTGCTCCTCAAAAATTTCAAAGAAGAGACTTGGTTTTAGGGGTTAGCGACGGAATTTATGTTCAGGTGAAAAGCGGAGTTAAAGCTTCAGATAAAATTAAAATCTGGAATCAGGGATTGATAACTGAAACAGAAAAAAAATAA
- a CDS encoding TolC family protein, translated as MKINKYNSLVFAMLFGFGLSGQAQAKKWTLEECVKYAMENNITIKNSELDIKSAAIDKKGAIGNYLPSVSANASHSWNIGLNQNITTGLLENQTTQYSSIGATVGVDIYRGLQNQNTLRKANLSIVASKYQLLKMQEDIALNVANAFLQILFNKENLKVKTEQLSIDEKRLARSEEMVSAGTIPRGDLFDLKATVATDKQGIIVAENNLLISKLSLAQLLQLKEFADFDVIDNTNAKDENNIMAQSPVDIYNKAKEIRTELKLAQTNLEIAQKNVAIAKGAYQPTLSAFYNFNTRASYSEIVTGSTLNTANPSIPIGYVQGTNQPVLKDNYSPILGNAAPILDQFNDNKGQSYGLQLSIPIFNGFSVRNNVERSKVSLEKSKIDLEQKSLDLQRNVYTAFTDAKGALNTYESSTVTLEARQQAYNYAKEKYDVGLMNSFDFTQAQTLLTNAQSDVIRTKYDYIFKIKILEFYFGIPIVPIVTK; from the coding sequence ATGAAAATAAATAAATACAATAGCCTGGTTTTTGCAATGTTATTTGGGTTTGGCTTGTCTGGTCAGGCGCAGGCGAAGAAATGGACTTTGGAAGAGTGCGTGAAATATGCAATGGAGAATAATATCACGATCAAAAATTCAGAACTGGATATTAAAAGTGCAGCCATTGATAAAAAAGGAGCAATAGGTAATTATTTACCAAGTGTTAGTGCAAACGCTTCACATTCCTGGAACATTGGTTTGAATCAGAATATTACAACAGGTTTGCTTGAAAACCAAACAACTCAGTATTCTTCTATCGGAGCTACGGTTGGAGTTGATATTTACAGAGGTTTACAAAATCAGAATACACTTAGAAAAGCAAATCTTTCTATAGTAGCATCAAAGTATCAATTGCTTAAAATGCAGGAAGATATTGCGCTGAATGTAGCCAATGCTTTTTTGCAGATACTTTTTAACAAAGAAAATTTAAAAGTAAAAACAGAGCAATTGTCTATCGATGAAAAACGTTTAGCCCGTTCTGAAGAGATGGTAAGTGCAGGAACAATTCCGCGTGGTGATTTATTTGACCTGAAAGCAACAGTGGCTACAGATAAACAAGGTATTATTGTTGCCGAAAATAATTTGCTGATTTCTAAATTGAGTCTGGCTCAGCTTTTACAATTAAAAGAATTTGCAGATTTTGATGTAATTGATAATACAAACGCAAAAGATGAAAATAACATCATGGCACAAAGCCCGGTTGATATTTACAATAAAGCAAAAGAAATAAGAACCGAATTAAAACTGGCTCAGACTAATCTTGAAATTGCGCAGAAAAATGTAGCGATTGCAAAAGGAGCTTATCAGCCAACTTTGAGTGCTTTTTACAATTTTAATACAAGAGCGAGTTATTCGGAGATTGTTACTGGATCTACTTTGAATACGGCTAACCCTTCGATTCCGATCGGTTATGTTCAGGGAACAAATCAACCCGTTTTAAAAGATAACTACTCACCAATTTTAGGAAATGCAGCACCAATTTTAGATCAGTTTAACGATAATAAAGGACAATCTTATGGACTGCAACTTTCGATTCCTATTTTTAATGGTTTCTCCGTTCGAAATAATGTAGAAAGAAGTAAAGTAAGTTTAGAGAAATCTAAAATAGATTTAGAGCAAAAAAGTTTAGATTTGCAACGTAATGTTTATACTGCTTTTACAGATGCAAAAGGAGCTTTAAATACTTACGAATCGTCAACCGTAACATTAGAGGCAAGACAGCAGGCTTACAACTATGCAAAAGAGAAATACGATGTAGGTTTGATGAATTCATTTGATTTTACGCAGGCACAGACATTATTAACGAATGCACAGTCTGACGTTATCAGAACAAAATACGATTACATTTTCAAAATAAAAATTCTTGAATTCTACTTTGGAATTCCAATTGTTCCAATTGTTACAAAATAA
- a CDS encoding efflux RND transporter periplasmic adaptor subunit, whose product MSKKTIYFLVGGAVALIAVLVGLSKAGVIGNKDEGKEVEISKVIASTIVETVSATGKIQPEIEVKLSSMVSGEIIALNVKEGQVVKKGDLLVKINPDLYTSGLDRSVANLSGTKAGLTQSEASYKEAKASYDRNKTLYDKGVISKSDWDKAISTYEVAKANKQNAYYNVKSASASVTEARDNLGRTLIYAPADGTISVLNVELGERVLGTQQMAGTELLRVANLNNMEVEVDVNENDIVKVKIGDEANVEVDAYLKKKFKGIVTSISNSASTALTSDQVTNFKVKVRILKESYQDLLEGQPATYSPFRPGMTATVDILTKTKKDVLAVPISSVVVKSDTSAVKDFKVEDPNEDKKAAPKSDKKFECVFVKEGNKAKIRIIKTGIQDDTNIEVMSGLKSGDVVITGPYSTVSKDLNSGDKVKLKTAAAPKK is encoded by the coding sequence ATGTCTAAAAAAACGATTTATTTTTTAGTAGGTGGCGCAGTAGCACTTATTGCAGTTTTAGTTGGTCTTTCGAAAGCGGGGGTTATAGGGAATAAGGATGAGGGAAAAGAAGTAGAAATTTCAAAAGTAATAGCTTCAACAATTGTTGAAACAGTTTCGGCAACGGGTAAAATTCAGCCCGAGATCGAAGTTAAACTATCGTCAATGGTTTCGGGAGAAATTATTGCTTTAAACGTAAAAGAAGGTCAGGTAGTTAAAAAAGGAGATTTATTGGTAAAAATAAATCCTGATTTGTATACTTCAGGTCTGGATCGTTCTGTTGCTAATTTATCCGGAACTAAAGCTGGTTTAACTCAGTCTGAAGCGAGTTATAAAGAAGCAAAAGCAAGTTACGACCGTAATAAAACTTTATACGATAAAGGAGTAATCTCAAAATCAGATTGGGATAAAGCAATTTCGACTTATGAAGTGGCCAAGGCGAATAAACAAAATGCGTACTACAATGTTAAAAGTGCTTCGGCATCGGTTACCGAAGCTAGAGACAATTTAGGGCGTACTTTAATTTATGCTCCTGCCGACGGAACAATTTCAGTTTTAAATGTAGAGTTGGGAGAGCGTGTTTTAGGAACACAGCAAATGGCAGGAACAGAGCTTTTGCGTGTAGCCAACCTAAACAATATGGAGGTTGAAGTTGATGTAAACGAAAATGATATTGTTAAAGTAAAAATTGGCGACGAAGCAAACGTTGAAGTTGATGCTTATCTGAAAAAGAAATTTAAAGGTATTGTAACCAGTATCTCTAACTCAGCCAGTACAGCACTGACTTCAGATCAGGTGACAAACTTTAAAGTGAAAGTACGCATCCTGAAAGAATCTTACCAGGACTTACTGGAAGGACAGCCGGCTACTTATTCACCTTTCAGACCCGGAATGACCGCTACAGTTGATATTTTGACCAAAACTAAAAAAGATGTTTTGGCAGTGCCAATCAGTTCAGTTGTCGTAAAATCAGATACTAGTGCTGTAAAGGACTTTAAAGTAGAAGACCCGAACGAAGACAAAAAAGCAGCTCCGAAAAGCGATAAAAAGTTTGAGTGCGTTTTTGTAAAAGAAGGAAATAAAGCCAAAATCAGAATTATTAAAACGGGTATTCAGGACGATACTAATATCGAAGTAATGTCAGGACTAAAATCGGGAGATGTTGTCATCACAGGCCCTTATAGTACCGTTTCTAAAGATTTAAATTCAGGAGATAAAGTAAAGCTTAAAACAGCAGCTGCTCCTAAGAAATAA
- the tsaB gene encoding tRNA (adenosine(37)-N6)-threonylcarbamoyltransferase complex dimerization subunit type 1 TsaB, with product MSFILNIETATKNCSVSIAKNGETIRCREIAEEGYSHAEKLHVFIEEVIAEAGIAVEDLVAVAVSQGPGSYTGLRIGVSAAKGLCFALNIPLIAVDTLQTLASQAKVAEGKIIPMLDARRMEVYSEVFTADLKVERTIQAEVITEDSFKEYTETVYFVGDCADKCKAVLTQPNFVFLEDIKYPSAAAMSQISYDKYQKSDTVDVAYFEPYYLKDFMMAPPSKKA from the coding sequence TTGTCTTTTATTCTCAATATCGAAACCGCTACCAAAAATTGCTCCGTATCCATTGCTAAAAATGGAGAAACAATCAGATGCAGAGAAATAGCCGAAGAAGGCTATTCGCATGCCGAAAAACTGCATGTTTTTATCGAAGAAGTAATTGCAGAAGCAGGTATCGCAGTTGAGGATTTGGTGGCTGTTGCCGTGAGCCAGGGGCCGGGTTCTTATACCGGTTTGCGTATTGGTGTTTCGGCAGCCAAAGGACTGTGTTTTGCTTTAAATATTCCATTGATCGCCGTAGATACTTTACAAACCTTAGCGTCACAAGCCAAAGTTGCCGAAGGGAAAATTATTCCGATGCTCGATGCCAGAAGAATGGAAGTGTATAGCGAAGTGTTTACAGCAGATTTAAAAGTAGAAAGAACGATTCAGGCTGAAGTTATTACGGAAGACTCTTTCAAAGAGTATACAGAGACTGTTTATTTTGTGGGAGATTGTGCCGATAAATGTAAAGCAGTTTTAACCCAGCCGAATTTTGTCTTTTTAGAAGACATTAAATACCCTTCAGCGGCTGCGATGAGTCAAATCAGTTACGATAAATACCAAAAAAGCGACACTGTTGATGTCGCTTATTTTGAACCTTACTATTTAAAAGATTTTATGATGGCACCTCCATCAAAAAAAGCATAA